Below is a genomic region from Planctomycetota bacterium.
GCCCAGCGGGCCAGCCGGCGCTTCCCGGACGTCGCGTCCGGACAGGCGCGGTAATACTCGGCGGGCGTCGCTTCCCGGTCCTGGCCGACGAGGGGCGTCAGCACGCTCGGCCAGACGAATCGGATTCCGTACGCCGCGGCCAGATCCGCCAGATAGGCGGGCGAGCCCGGCACATCCCCCTGGGCGCCGGGACGCAGGAGGTTCTGGACGTTCTCCGGCCCGCCGTGGTTGGTCCAGACCGAAAGGCGGATCCCGTCGGCGGCCAGCGCGTCGAACGCGCGGGCGGCCAGCTCCCGCGTGCAGGGGGACGCGGGGCCGAAGTCTCCGAGGCCGTGAAGGCTGTCGATCCAGCCCCGCCGCCACGCTTCACGGAGGGCGTCGCGGTCTCCGTCGAGATACGCCGCCTGAGGCGGCGCGGCGGGATTGCGCGAGTAGACGAACATCGAGGAAGCCACGGGAAGTCCGAGCGCGGGGCCCCAGGGAGTGCGCCCGTCCCCGGCCCAATACCCCAGGACCTCCTCGAGGCGGCGGGCGGTGCAGCCGTCGCAGTCGATCGAAAGCGCCAGGGCGGCGCGATAGGGAGCCGGGCAGGGGAAAGCCATTTCCGGGGTAGTATATCCCCGCATGGACGAACCGCGCTGTGCGCTCTGCGGAGGCCGGGACGCCCCGCCCCATCACGAGGAGGCGGGCTGCACCTACCGGCGCTGCGCGCGCTGCGGGCTCGTCTTCCTGTGGCCGCTTCCGTCGGCGGAAGACCTGGAACGCCTCTACGAGGAGGAAGCGGGCGCCACGTTTCACCACGCGGCGGAAATCCGCGCGGCCTACGAGAAGCGGCTCGAGGCCCGGCTGCGCCTGGCCGTCGTGCAGCGCGCCCTCCGCGCGGCCCCCGAACGCTCGGCCCTCGAAGTCGGCTGCGGGGCGGGGTATCTGCTCGACGAGCTCCGCCGCTGCGGCTGGCGCGTGGCGGGGACCGAGGCGGCGGAGGCCTACGTCCGGTTCGCCCGCGAGCGCCTCGGCCTGGACGTGCGCCGGGAACGCCCGCCGGGCCGGTTCGGCGCGGTGCTGCTCTTCAACGTCCTCAGCCACGTGCCGGACCCCGCCGGGGAATTCGCCCGCTGCCGCGAAGGACTTC
It encodes:
- a CDS encoding class I SAM-dependent methyltransferase, translated to MDEPRCALCGGRDAPPHHEEAGCTYRRCARCGLVFLWPLPSAEDLERLYEEEAGATFHHAAEIRAAYEKRLEARLRLAVVQRALRAAPERSALEVGCGAGYLLDELRRCGWRVAGTEAAEAYVRFARERLGLDVRRERPPGRFGAVLLFNVLSHVPDPAGEFARCREGLLPGGVLALETGNAAEVPPGRVGPFGAPEHVWHFSESTLRTLLERAGFRDVRVRRFNVEWQRGALRRLGARRRVP